A region of the Antedon mediterranea chromosome 4, ecAntMedi1.1, whole genome shotgun sequence genome:
TGGTTGTAAGGTTTGAGAAGAATATTTCAAGGAAGGTTATTGTCATTATTCTCTATTGCCGTTTTGTGGTGACCTACATAATAGTATTATTGGTGCATTTTTAGTAGTAATTTCTTACCTCTAATATAAAAGTCTTTTTCACTTCTCGGAACCCGCCTCCGACTGGTGGCGACATACGTAATGATTCCTTGATGACGCAGTTAAGGTACTTTAATTTTTGTATCTCTTCGAATTCCAGAGGACGGCTGGTGTCTATGAGGCCATGTTCCACAAGCTCCTCTCGCATCTTTTCGACGATTTCCGGATATTTCGTAAGGTTTAACACAAGCATCGTAGCAGCACTAGTTGAGGTCGAGTAGCCATTAAAGAGAAGCTCTACGGCAACTGCCATGATCTGTTCGTTGGTCAGTTGACTGTCGTCTTCGTCGTCCTCGATGTACTCCATTAGTTTGGATAATGCGTCGTTGTGATCACCCGTCAATGGAATTGCTCGCTTCATTTCTACCTTGCTCTTGATCTTATCCACGAGTACTTTTCTGGCTGCCTTTGCCTttaagaaagaaaacaaatgtaataatatagtaatttcaaagtataaaatatacgtaataaatatgtatagtaattgttttatttatttcgaACGCGTTGTTATTTCGTCTTCAATTTTGCAAGCAGGATTTGCATCTTAAATTGTATAGGCTTATACTGTTACATGTTGTAGTATATCAAAAGAAAATACACTGGTGCTTTACCTTGGTTAAACCGGAACCGGGCAAATTGATAGGCAAACTGAACATGTTATCCACCATAGTCTCGAACGTTCTCGTCAACGATCTCGTCTCCTCGGGAGAATAGTTGAAGCCACAGAGAGTTCGGCTGGCAACCCTAAATACCAAATCTCCAAGTTCATGGTACATGACCACAGTCGGTCGTTTGCTCCAGCCACTTAGCGTTCTTGCTATTTCACTATGAATCATGGGTACATACATAGACAGGACAGAGTGTCTAAACGCACGTAAGACTTTCCGACGCATTGATGTATGTCGTTCTCCGACAGCCTGACTTAGAACGTGTGTTCCGAGTATTACCGACGCTGACTTCGGTAACGATGGAAAAAGATATTCGTTCTCGGCCTGGAAGATCTTCTGCAGGTTCTCCGCCCCGTAAATTCGGATAATGGGCTTGCCGAGAATGTGTGTTTTGAAAACCCGTCCATGTTTGGCAAATTTATTCTTGTAAAAATCAACGCTCtgtaaaacagaaaaaaaaaatatttaaaatgtaattacagACCAGAAATATTTCTTATAAACCACTTTAAGCGTAAAACAATTCTAGACAAGGATTATTTGAACTATCACTTGTTATAGATCAACACTCTTGCGTTACGCTTACGTCGCGTCTTAGTGAAAACCAATCACAATcgcaaacgagttgaccaaATTATCAAGCGACAGTTGTATgttccatcgcttgtgattggtcaaatcaagtATGTTGCGCTTAAGTCCTTGTATTGCGTGTCTAGTGCGAACCAATCATAATGCTCGCTTTGTGGCGGTTGACTCGAGCGCGTTAGTACATCTGACTAAAAACAGTGAATGTATACACTTCAAtggtatacagtatagtattattttaacaatcGGTATTGTATACTCATCATCatgtaatatatttaaatgtaaaaaatagaAAGTTGCCAATGTGTGTCACGGTTCGTCCCGTTAAGATACGGTGTTTTCATCACAGCACACGCCGAACGGAAAAGTTAAAAACGTATTAACTAATGacgacattttattttaaatgctaTACTCAATCAGAATGATATATCACGTGTTACAGTTAATAAGTTCACAATTATATAGGTTGTTTTGTAGCACGTgcatttatgtaggcctatatattttcgggcataatttattacatttttttttatttaaaattttaaaaacgcagtacagtaatttatattcaattataatttaatttatattaatataacaataatatatattcCTGTTTGTATTACAAACTCAATTTATTTTTTGCCGAAATTTACAGGAATTAACCACGATCGAATACCTAGGTTGTGACGTCAATACGAAGTAGTATCATTATACcttacagtatacaaattagCGGGTGTAAATCGTACGTACTGTATGTCACCCGTGTACGACATATTATGCTGTGCTCAATTTGTATAATTTGCGCAAATTAAAATTGCGCAGGATTTCCTTAGACTTCGATGTAAAGTTCGCAAGTACGTAAGTGCAAAAGTTCAACGCAATCCAGTTGACCCACGcattggtcaattcatttgcaTTGCGGTCGTTAACGTccttgcttgcgttgcgtccttggGAACCATGCTTTATCATAGTAAACTTAATACATGCAAATAACGTACGTTATATCATTTattgaacgcgcgcgtacaagTTGGTACAGTACCGTATCACTATCTATTTGTTTGGCTTGTCGATCCATATTAAAGGCAAAGTTAAGTGgaaacaaaatgtttttgaaaaacCGCTATTATTCACATTCCTAACCAACCACATGGAATAATACGGTGATATGAAAACAATTcaaatacttaaaatattttgaagattAGTATATGTCAGTTGTATTGTGTACACTACaagatatttatttacagaCCAAATTAACATCATAAAGGTGTACTACAAATTTGTACTTTTAACCCCTAATTGTATAAGTTTAATAATGAAAGTATTTATTTCCTATTGTATTCATAAGCTTCAGTGTAATAACAAAGTCTCTAAATGCTTGTTTACTTTATACTTAGCAAAAGTCGATTATATAtgtgtgatttttttttgtaatttttaaaataaacgatTTCGAAGGAATCGACaaatgtatataggcctagttaggcaTAAAGCTACAAAACAAAAAGATCATAATTTGGAAATAGTCGTCTGTTGGTCGTAAGGCATCTCTACAATCAACTAAAATACATAACGTTAAATTGCATACCAGTAACATTTTAGTGTCTGGAACTTGTTTATGAGGTGATAACATATTTAACACATACTGACACAAACGTTAAAGAGACGTATACTTTAACGTTAAAGAGACGTATATAATACTTTCTTCtcgttttaatattaataaaatacaaaaattgatttctaaaaaaTACTTATCTCAATCGGTTCTGTATAAGGCGGGTCAATTTttgttggggtttttttttgtgcTAATTAGGCTAACGGAAATTATACTCACAGTGGTTTAGAGTATCTAAAATAGTAATGCACATTGTAAACAAATAGACCATAAAGGCTAAGAACCATTaagttgttattatttaaagagTTATCGTtatcaataacaaaaaaaaatctaaaaattaaattgtttgaacTTGGTGTTCAACAATCCTCTTGTTATCTGTTTTTAAAGGCTTACCGTGATATTTGCTCAGTGAAGCAAGCAATGGAAAACGAACgaaaataatgtacaaaaacattttgtatcATCATATGTGTTGTGTACGTCATAACAAAAATGAACATACCTGATATAAAAACTGGAAGGTTTCTCCGACTAGCGGCCATCCCATACTACCATCAGGTAGCGGTTCAGCAAACGATGAGTCGCAGTTCGTATCGTGATATTTTGACCAAAGAAATTTCATAgcaaaaataagtaaaaacgGAACGATGACTGGAATAAGAGGCATCAGAATACTGCCGGTTGGCTCCACATTGCCCGTTGcaaacatcattttgaattCTGTGAggataaataaaagaaaaaaatgatgtgTTTTCCTATCCTTAGTACAGTAACGTTTTCCTTGTTTAGAATATCAACATATATCGTTCCCTCCTAGCTGCTGACATATAAATGGTATCAAATGAGTGAGTTGTGTTTATATTCGCGATTGTTGTGACTTTTTTAAGGGACACTTAACTTAATtcaactttattatttataaagccACGCCTACTACACAATCCTTTCAACCAATTAGAACACAGTACAATACTCAGTGATTAACAGCCACACACTTTCCAGCTAAAGTATGACGTCACAGGGAGGACGGGAAGGTGAAAAGGTGAACATGAGTATCATAATTGGTTTTAAAGGGCATTGCCTTTAACCTTTGACTCTCTACGGACATTCCAAAATGATTTATtcataatgattattataaataatgataactTAAGAGATGGACTTTAAAACTACGATTTTTTAAGAGTGAAAATTTGCCAGAGTTTAGAGAGAACAGCAAGTTAGGGCGCCACCACTTATACAACCAAGGAAGAACGAACCAGCAAAATTACAGAATATGGCACTATGCCTTGATTAGACTGATCTGATAAAAGTATAATATGGGTAAAAAGGGAATTCTCCCTTAAATTTTATagttgaaattgtttttataaagtTAGTAGCTTTATCAGTCATTCACTTGTACAGTATCGGTAAATATTATACATACCTATAGAGTTATAACGTTCGAATTATAAatgttacatatttttaaaagcGTCAAAtcaataatttgtaataactgcATCTAAAGGTCACACTGACCTTTACCTGTGACGTCATTTTAACACTTTGCGTAGGCGTCACGCACCAGAgtataattatgtataaaaaaaacacgATATTTATGCTACTTTACGtttaaaacaaactttaaaattaggatttttattttttttattaccttGACTTTTACAAGGCGGTATTATAATAAGATAATTTGTATTATAGTAGGTTCGACGTTATAATGTCGATATAATGGTCGAGGAGCGTTATCATTCGAAGGTCTGTGCGTGTGTCTTTAACTCTTATCCCCTGTAGTAATATAATTGGTAGCTATGTTTTCACATTGTTCATAATTCATAActcaattataattatatatttattggtttCTGACGTCACCCTGGACTTCGGTAGACCCTCTGGCCGTTTGTTCCCCCTCAACTTTTTAGGTCCACAGTGTGAGGCCTTGGTTCGCGTACAGCATTTACGTTGAAAACGTCaagtttttaaaacattttttgaacctgcaaaaatattaacattggATATAAATACGACATGACATTAAATCAGTAATAGGGGCAGTATCAATGGCCTGCCTCCTGTTGCACGATAGACCTACATTCATACCGCTTACCGCCGGATAACGAACGTCTGTATTTTTAACACTTTTGACGAACCAAATGTTTACAAAGGATTTTATTGGAGACGACGAGATTAATGATTTGACAGTTAGCATTTATAGTTATCCAGTTTCTAACTTCATCAAcaagtatattatatataaactcTGCTTCAATTCAAAATCACCTCGCTTGGAGACAGAATATCaattataaaacatttgatTATTATATCATAAGCATCTGTTTCgaaatttcctttttttaatCAACACGCAATGGACTGCTCAATGTTTGTATTCTTTATgcgtattttgaaaattaaggcCCCTCGCCTCTTTTCAGATTAAGTTGTCATGTTTAGAAGACAGTTACTGCAGAAAGCAAGCGAAAGCAGTGTTTTTGAAAGGCATAATCAGACTACGACTGGCTCACTAGTTTATTGCCCAAGGAAACCGACTTACTTCTGTCTAATCTCGATTTGACAAGCTAAGCTACGAGGTAACAAATTCACTTTACTCTAATACATTATTTCATCTGCTatgaatgaaatatataatataattagataatactgtatttttttcataattttgacTCAATAAGTTCAGGAGAATGTTAATATGTTGTCAGCTTATGTTATTCATGTAGGCCTTCTAGTTCCATCTGTTAAGGTGAAAAGTTAACCACCACCAGAAACGGATGTTGAACACCAATTCGTATGTCTTGCCGTGCACTCTGGACAGTTCGGAAATAACGTCATAAGATGGCCAGGACGTTTTCACTGACCGTTTCAACTTATGAACTCGTGCTAAatgatttgtaaaaaaaactatttagtTTACGGATTCGCGTGACTTTCACCGGAAAGATGTGAGTGTGCTTGTATTAGAATACTCTTCATATTGGCGCCTAAAATTCATGTTCTCGTCATTTGTTTTACGGGTTATGAAGGCATCAACTGGTGCATGATATGATAAAACCAACAGAGGTCCGGATCTTTCTGCAATTTCTATGAATTTAGTCTGTgtcatgtattttttttctcttggTGACCGTCCGTTGAACCATCAATACGTGAATGATATACCGTATTTAATATCCCGATTGTAGGCAGATTATGAACTGGGGAGATCATATTCAATGTGTGCATATTATGCATTTTTGACGTGCTGCCAGACGTCAGTCGGACAACAGCAATAAAGCTTgtattggttcccactagcgatgcaacACAACAACGTAAcgtgaccaatcacaggcgatggattattcgaaaactggcttgtcattggtcaactcgcttgcgttgcgcttggGAACCACGCTTAGGGCGTTCACGTTTACGCTGCGTTAATCGTTCGCGTGTTGCCACTCGGTATTGTTAACGGAACGCATTACAACCTTATTGTGTTTATGtgtttattgtgttttactgtcTTCGGTTAGGCTCGGTAAATATGATGTTGTAAATAGTTGTTACGTCAATGCTTGCTGTACTGTGGTTTTCCTCGTAACTTAACCTCTTTAATGATTTGTTGTGCCCGGATTGTTATCGTGCCAATAAATATGCGGCAACTCTTAATTgtttttaagaaatattttatatacttcTTTATGTTTCATATCCGTTTGTCGTATATAAAACCTTCTTAACAAGTAATTGGGTCAACATCATCCCCTCATGTCTCGAATTAGGCCCTCAAAAACAACTAATTTGATTCATATTTTACATCATAGATTTGATTACAATATTAGTGATATATCCACCGATATCCTAACAATCATTTTACACTTAAATCCCACTTCTTAGTAATCATTTAAGCACTGTATCAAAGAATAGGAGTTTAGCGTCATCTTCAATAGATTTACCAAACAATGCAACTATTTGTCTGTGACATAGAAAGTGCGTGGCGCCATTGTAACAACTACAAAGACTTTAGGTCGTCAGCAGATACTACGAAACGACTGATAAAGCTGTTTTCCACTTTGACGTAAAGCAAGGAAGCGCACcgcaaataatttgaccaatcacgatgcgATATGGATCATCTGAACCAGTGATTGTGATTGGTCTACTTACTTCCGTTACGCATACGTCATTCATTTTTGTTGCGTCCAAAAATGGAAACCAAGATTTTTCTTAAAACTTTGACAGTTTTTTCCTTTTCATGGTAATAAcctgatttaaaattaaagcaaAGCTGTAAAGGAAATAATTTAGATAAATTCAAGGAATTGTGATCACGTGATCCATAATCATTTGCGGAAAATCGTCAAGGAGTCAAGGAGACTATTTTAATACTTATGCCTATGGTGCACTCTCCTGCATGAATGATATCATCACTGTTAGAGCCGGTACATCGTCAcacatattttaacattatgaTTAAGGCAAGCCTGTCGTTACAAGATTTTACTGTGGGGAACTATTACTTAATTCCCCTTTAGATCTTTTGGGGCATATCCTATTTGATAAACATACAAACATCCAAGGTTTGAATGAAACTTTGATGTGTCACATATCTCTagaataaaatcaataaaattaataaaattatatatagatgccTAGTTATTTATACTATTGATGAATAGTCTTACCTTCTCCAACGAAATTGACAAAGTCGTAACATAAAAAGGCCATTTTCTATGATTATCCCGATTTCGATGAGGTTTGGATGTGAAATCACTGATAGTCAATTAAGTTGAGGTACTTATTCAGGGCCAGCTATGTAATGTAAGCCTCGTGAAGGTTATACTACACCTTTCTATTCATTAAAGCTGCCTTGCTAAACCTTAACTCATTCTACTGTCGTTGAAGTTCTGGTAATATTTAGTTAGGTAGGTAGCTTTCCTATGGATGCATTAGGCCTAAGCAGGGATCCCAGGACTACCTAAGTATAATATGACGAAGATTCTGATTGTATACAATCCTATAGGAAGTCGCTGTAGCTTTCTATACACTGTTTCTTATCAAAAAGACCATTTAGCGGTAGACCATTTAGGGTGTAGGGGTATCCTGGCTAGAGGTAGATTTACAGTCGTTATAAACATTTATCATAAAGTATTACAAATAACTATTAAAGTTACTATGGTAAATAAATAAGGTTTTTCTttctattaagtattattataaaatgccACGACTAACGTTTAATATTAACTATAATTAATACGATAATTATAGGACAAAATGGGGATGATTATTTTCAAAGAAacgtttataaataaatgtatatagaaAGTTGAACTTTATTGGTCTCAGAATAACAGATAAGTTaaatttgtagtaatgaaatcAATTAAGTGAAAGTTTAAAAGTTTATAAAAACACTAATAATAGTTCAACACTGCCTCTGTgtaatattaacattaacaaaatagaaatcattaaatatattttagaatttCCAGTACGGAAATAATAACGTCTCCTTTAATTTGACTATGACCTTTAATGAGTTACGTAATAATCATGTATGTATACAGAACTCAAACAAGTTACTTGAaggttaaagcgtggttcccattgGACGCATAACACAAGTGTTAATGATCAATCACAGTTTGGATGATCCGTGGAGGAAATTTCCTCCTCTGGGCGCGCTTaaatccttgcgttgcgtctcttagtgggaaccaagctttaacatTTTAGTAATTTGTCGCAAGAAATTTGCACTGCGATTTTCTGTATGTAACTGCAGGCGATTGATTGAAATTATTCGGAAATATATACTGCCGAAAATTAAGATCCTCGTATCGAGTATTTAAACTTAATTCCGTTTTCGTGGTTCGGATAGAATTAGGTTGTATATTCAGCACACACAGCCGTTGACGAATAAACAAGAAGAGAGATTTGATAGTTTACCGACAGTCGTTTGAGGTGTGTGTTGCAAGTTCCACCTGTCATACCGTGACTTTATCTctttaaatattagttttacaGTACTATTTCTAGTACTGTGTCACCATTCACTGAGTATAATGATTTGAGATGCTGCTACAAAAAATGACTGACACTCACGAgagaaatttgtattttaagctctgtctacattatcaaacttttatttgacaacaaaaatgtaatgtgcccatatatagacacgatgatgtcatatcactaccacatttgggcacatcaaactttttttttgtcaaactagtttgatattgtagacagagcctaacaATTGGTTTACAGAAACACACTACTGCCAATGAAGTTTGATAAAAATGCCATTATCGTATTTAACTCAATATGTTTAGGCtaagtaatacatttttgtaaGCACGTTGAATTTCACCCCGAATTGACTGCTGCTGAACTAATACAATACTTTGTTTCCAAATCGTCAGTTTCCTTACCTTTAGGCAGGAATTGACCTTTTGCGCAATATCAAAATTCCATGGCGTTCAATGACTGATTCGTTATTATTGACGTATTTTTAGTATTGACTAAAACAAATCACAACAAGTAGTAGTGATAAAGGGAATTTCTCCTACGGGGAAATAGCCTAATAACCTTGTAAAGAATCCACATTTGACATTCAAATGGTTTCTCTTTTCTTCattgaaaatgttttcaatattaattttcagTCCAAATATAGTTTTCAtttcaaatatagtttttaacagaaaaaaaacatactacAGACGATACTGCCTTTGTCAGTGTAAAACGAATATATTCCAAACGAGATCACGGACTACTACAGACGACGAGATTATTCTCCGATGTTTTCGTCAAAATTAAATTCCATAACAAGATTTTATCCACGTAAACTCGGTGATCAGACAGAAAGTCCAAGAATTACACAACAACTAGGAATATGGAGTTCAATACACGATATATATATCATCTCTTTATAATGAATTTATAGTAATTAGTAGAAAATGGACATTAAAATCATCACGAGTTTTGTAATGTAATGATGTTCAATTTATAAAGCGCTTATTCTATAAAAAGATTGTCCCAAAGCACTGagagaaaaaacagaaagaaattacaaagaaaaaaagatgGGGTTTTAAGAGTGTTTTGAAAACTATGATAGAGGgtgcatttttaatatatttgtagAAATAAACAAGATTCAACGGACTAAAGCTATTTTTAGATATGttgatattttgattaatttgtcTTATTTTTTAGTCTGTATAGACCAGTTGTGTCAGCTGGTATTCGTGGCTTTATTAACATGGATTATAAAGCTGGCGCAATTCCGTAAACTGGGCCGATGACTACATATTCACTGTCTCTGAACCCTGTATACAGACAAATCCCATgattaatataacatttatacagaTCATCCGATTAGTTTACAGATTTTATGTATCTTTCTGATTTATGTAGATGTAGTGCTGGAGACATTCGACAAATATTACACTATCATTTGGATTAACTGGACGACATAACACTGCTTTTGCCAGACGTATATTATAGTGTGACGGTGTAACATATTTTTCGGTGAAAAAGGTGCTGTGGTTGCAATTATgtcagttattttattttaagccATTGGTCTCTACTGCACGTGTTTTATAT
Encoded here:
- the LOC140048131 gene encoding cytochrome P450 26B1-like, translated to MMFATGNVEPTGSILMPLIPVIVPFLLIFAMKFLWSKYHDTNCDSSFAEPLPDGSMGWPLVGETFQFLYQSVDFYKNKFAKHGRVFKTHILGKPIIRIYGAENLQKIFQAENEYLFPSLPKSASVILGTHVLSQAVGERHTSMRRKVLRAFRHSVLSMYVPMIHSEIARTLSGWSKRPTVVMYHELGDLVFRVASRTLCGFNYSPEETRSLTRTFETMVDNMFSLPINLPGSGLTKAKAARKVLVDKIKSKVEMKRAIPLTGDHNDALSKLMEYIEDDEDDSQLTNEQIMAVAVELLFNGYSTSTSAATMLVLNLTKYPEIVEKMREELVEHGLIDTSRPLEFEEIQKLKYLNCVIKESLRMSPPVGGGFREVKKTFILEGKQIPKGWTILWSIRETMSHSTIYTKGEEFDPERFNSERKEDKIGSRHNYCVFGGGSRGCIGKQYALLFLKLLTIELVRSCQWERETEGEDHMTYLPVPRPTDGLLLKFSKKDKLDANANVQCYVHVDEIGPNSRVDSPPTLV